From the Amia ocellicauda isolate fAmiCal2 chromosome 12, fAmiCal2.hap1, whole genome shotgun sequence genome, the window ATTACTGCCGGCACATGCGCACATCCACCAGGTCACATGAATCCTAGCGGTCACTGAATTTGTCGTAACAGCGGGCAGCCCTATACGCTCATTACGCAAGTTGCATATGGCCCCGCAGATTATGCAAGGGCCCCGTCCAGGACCGGCCCGATGTTCAGGCGAACTAGGCGGTTGCTTAGGGCCCCATAATATGAAAGGGACCCTAAAATatgacataaataatattttaaacaaattaaaatccaaCCGAGCGCTTTTCACACAATATGTCAGCCATGAGCGGAGTGACAGAGATGTAGCTTGAGCGCGCCTAAAAACGTGCACTAGTTGGGAGGGGCAGGTGAGGCGCGGACACAGCGCGCTGCTGATGCAAGAGCGCGCAGGTGGAGATTGAGAGATGGCGTCTTTTAAAATTCGTAAACACGCCCATTTTCACAGGAAGCACCCTtacgaaaaaataaaatatatttaaaatatattattctgaaatatatgtaatatattttaagatatattttataaatatacttaatatattttataatatttgttcaaaatatacttttatatatcaattattGCCGCTTTagtatatttcattttatactgaaatatatggtaaaatatactatattatataagaaaaatatatttaaacttatattgttatatattttgaaatatattgtctaatatatcttaaatataatattaagtatattatagtatattcataaatatatgtaaacttatatttttcatatatctttaatatactataatatatttacacatatatgtattttatactactgaatatataaaaaatatatgcataaatATATGTCCACATATTTCATGGTGTATGTATagtatactgtgaatatatttaattagactgcaaaaatatatcatgttatattctaaatatactagtaaaatatatttggataaacttACAAACACATGTATCCTTTCAATGGAAGTTTAACTTAAAACAATGGGATGCTTAAGTTTCAATACATTAATAGATTTCACTTAGATTAACTAAAGAAAATGCAATGTACAAACcatgttttgtttattcatgtttgaCTTTAATGATCTAAAACAAACATCACTTTAAGCAGAATACTGTCTCATTTTAAAGTTACACTAAGAACCAATCAGTGCAAAGAAACAACTGTAATAAAAGTCTTCTACACACTTTACGGAGATTTGTATGCAGAtcatttattgttcttttaaaagtTCTATACAAGAAATAAGTCCACAACTGTAAAACCTATATTTCTTGAATGGActtgaatggaatggaatggaattaattaattcaaaagtGTCTCATTTTAAATGTGAGGAAACACTAATTGCCAGTTACATTTGAGGGGTGTCGTTTACAAATAGGTGGGTTGCTCTGCGAGACTTGTATCACTGGTCATTCATTTCTCATTCAGTGTTCTTCCAATTTCTGACCTTTTAGTTCCAGGGAGCAATGTCTGGGTAGCAGCACAAGACCTCAACTGTGTGCTTATCCAAAGTATCTCTTTTCAGCTCCCTTCTGTACTTTATTTTCTCAAAGTAAGACAGATTCACGAAAAACATGCGCAGGATCTGAGACTTGGTAGTTGCCCATGcattttagaaaacatagactTTGTTACCTGTAACAATCTCAAACTGagaaatacaataacaaaagaTTTACCTTCAATTGCACTTGAAAGGAAAAAAGCTTGTATATCTAAATTATGGAGACAAGGCTCTACATGGCTAGGGTAGGCAATCTTAAATATACCTTTTGTTCACTTACTATTTATTTCTGAGCAGACAACCTTAACCAGGAGAACTTTCAATAATCACAAAACAAATCTAACAAAATAAGATCACACACAATAAACCATACAAATAGTAATTATACAATCAAGTGTTAacttaataatattacagttttttacgATCACTATGACAATtttttcaatacttttaacaattTTCCTAAACTCTTAACGCACCAACACACCTACAACACACAATTGGTGAAACAGTTAATTTCATGCTCAAAATCACACATTGTAAACTAAACTCCAACACtaattttcaaaatacaataatacactAACACAATAGACTATGTCTACCGAAACACTGCAAACATGTCTCaaaatcaaataattatttcaaaacACTAACACATGTTCTCTTCCAACAGGAACATTTAGTCAATCATAGCACAATGTCATAACAACACTAACATCAGATGGAATTACAGAAACTGCATTATTTTATGTCAGGTCTGCCCTTATACAATAGACAGTATATTGTTTTGATCTTAGATTGTGttttgcactgcagtgtcttttgAAGCCTctctacatttttgttttgtcggGTTTAGTAaatgcatgcattttgtttcttttgctgcagaaattcaatacaaaaaatgaatgaCCCATCACAGAGTAGCTTTATAGAATGCACGGTTTATGAAAAAAAGAAGACAGAATTGCTGCAGTAAAGGCTTTATTTGCAACAGGACACTACTGCAAGATAACAAAAATATGCAATATAGCTGCCATTTATTAtgggaaaatacaaaatatacaaacagaaaaagccacagaagaataaaaaaaagaaaaaaaaatcttctaatCTGCCCGGTCTTCAGCATTTGGCCACATGTTCTCATCCACATCACAACTGATATCTTCTCTGGCAAGGTATCTTGGGAAAAATCTTTTGGCATGTCTTGTCCACCCCTGACAGTGTTCAGCTATGATGTCTTGGCATGCAGCATCCATTGCATCCAGGAGGGACATTTGGTCCTGTGAACGATGGTCAAAAACCTTCCATCTCCAGGCTGAGAAAAACTCCTCAATGGGGTTGAGGAAAGGGGAGTAAGGGGCAAGGAGAAGGGACATCATCCTCAGATGGGTGTCAAACCAGGCTGTGACTGCACGGGAATTGTGGAATGCCACATTGTCCCATGTGATCACATATATTGGCAAGTGGTCTCCCACCTGTCCCCTTTCTACCTCTGGCACCAGTCTTTCGTGTAGGTCTTCTAAAAACAGGAGAAGGTGGTGTTGTAGTGGCCAATCTCACATTTATGCAGGAGTGCACCGTTGTTGGAGATTGCAGCGCACATGGTGTTGTTGGCTCCTCTCTGGCCCGGCACGGTAACTGTGGCCCTTTTGCCAATTATGTTTCTTCTGCGCTGACGCCTTTTCACCAAATTGAAGCCAGCCTCATCAACGTAGATCATTTCATGTGTGAGTTAATTCGCCTCCAAATCCTTGATTCTCTGAAAGTAATCAGACACAGTGTGTGTAAATGCTTTGCTATATACCTACTGTATGTCCTATTGTACTCCAGGTTTATAGAGTAGCACTATGTATAGTACAGTAATGACTATTGCATAACCTTACCTGGATGTATTGGCGACGAAGTTCTTTGATGCGCTCACCGTTCCTTCAAAATGAACTTTGTATAGTTGTTTCATTCGGACTCTGTGTTTAGCTAGAGTCCGAGAAATGGATGGTATGCTGATTGCTGCAATGTTCCCAAAGACAAGGTTGTCCTCTATAACTCTGGATTGAATGTccttcagttttatttaattgtcaGCAATCACCATGTTGATAATAGCAAGTTCCTGTTCTTCATTTAGGAGCTTTCCTCTGCCCCCCGAGGGAGGTAGACGTTGAATCCTTAGAGAGACAAAATACAGTTACATATTAGAGACCGGAGGCATACAGTCACTGTAATACATGGTACAATTATTTACACTTTGCAGTAGGAGAAGCCCTTATACAATATCCCACTTGTTGGTTTCTCGACAAATCTGGACAATGGATGCCACTTTGTCCCGGCTGAGATTTGGCTGTACTTGTTCACCAGCCTCTCTGTATGATAGCCCGTGGTTTATGACATGGTCTATGATAGTAGCTCTTATTTCATCAGGTACCCTAGCTCTGGCCCTTCTTTGAGCGCCACCATACATTCTAACTCCTCTCCCTGTCCCTTGTCCTTGTCCCACTGCTCTCCCTTGTCCTGGTACTTGTCTTCCTCTCCCTTGTCCTGGTACTCGTCTTCCTCTCCCTCGTGCAGGCATTTTTCTTCTTACTTTCTTTGTGTTGCTCTATATTGTACCTTTTCCACACAAGATCAGCCCAAAGAGGTCCTCTTTTACTGTATACCATATGGTCATGCGATTGAAAGAACCTCAACACCTGAGTGTGTTTCCTAGATGGGAATCAGCTGTGATTTATTTGCATAACTTCAATCAGCTGTTTCTCAGTAGCAATGGAATAAAATACAgggtatatatttgtgtttcaatTCACAATATGAACAGCTGTTCACTTTGACTTTAGCCTATAATGAAACTGGGATCCACTTGATCTCCATCATCACCTTCTTAGTACAGCAGAAGTCTTCTCCTGCAAATGTCTTAacactttttcatttgtttcataCATTTTTCACACCCTTTGTCAAAACAGTTACCACAGATCTTATTGAAAGAAACCCACCTCTATTGGATTAACTGTGttgaacaaatgaaaacatctaTTGAAATCTGATAGAAAGTACTTGCATAGTTATAAATCTCTAATGCACCTGTGTGAAACTCGTTTGCACAACTCTTCAATCAGCAATCAGTCCTCATCCATCTATAAAAGATGCCACCTCTGTGTTGCTATTTGCAAGCATGTATCAAAGAGGCCAAAGGCATGGAAGCAGTGTAAGAGGCCATGGCAGATGGGCCCGAGGAAGAGGAGTTTGCATGTGTGGTGGAGGAGCCGCAGCAAGAGGAGAAAATAGAGCTCAAGTTTCAAATGAAATTTGGGCAACAATTATTGACCATGTCATCAATCATGGCTTCTCCTTTGGAGAGGCTGGACAAAGGGTCCAGACCATTCTGAGTCAGAGCACTGTAGCATCTATTGTCAGGCTTTTCCGGAATGAGAACAGGTAAGTCACAATGTTACTGTGTACCACTGTGTATTTCAGCTTTACTGTATTGCCCTGTTGGCAGAACAAACTGTGTCTACAGTAATACTGATGTTTCATCAATCCCATTTATGTGACTGTCATAATGTCAATTTTGACATGCTTTTTGCTTTTACTCTATAGAATCCACACACTACCACACACGGGTGGCAGAGGAAAGATCTTTAGTGTTGAACAGGAGGCTGCCATTGTAGATATGGTTGTGGCAAACTATTTGGCAACTATTGATAGAGTCCTTAAATGAAACCATGTCCGAATGAAGCGGCTGTACAGAGTTCCATTCCAAAGAAACTGACATCATGAAGGAGGCAAGATTCCAGTATTTGCAGGTATAGATTTGTTATTGTAATGCCTGGTTATACCATACAGTTACATGCAACTGGAATAATTTGCTTTAtgaattagctttttttttcctggagaATAATGGAGCTGGAAATTCATTTATGTGGATGAAGCCGACTTCTACCTCTGTAAAGTGAGGAGACgtggaaggaacatcattgggcAGAGGGCCACTGTTACAGTGCCAGGTCAGAGGGGCGCCAATATCACCATGTGTGCTGCCAACTCCAATGATGGTGTCCTTTACCACATACCAACTATCGGCCCATACAATACACAATGCCTCATCACATTTCTTGATGCACTGAATGAAAGACTGGTTCCACCCGAAGAGAGAGGGCTGTTGAGGCCCGGCATGACTCTGTATGTCATCATTTGGGACAATGTCTTGTGAATGAATGGTTTGCAGCAAAGTCCTGTATAGCCCTGGGAAAAGGTGCAGAGGACTGCCAGGGATGGATACACCATGCAAGGAGGTATTTCCTTCTGTGCATTGCAAGGGAAAACATTCAATGCAAAGTTGATGAGAACCTGTGGCATCATCATCAGGAACGAATTGACAAAATTTGAAGTTCTGAGTATTTCAActctttatttagtttttttacatatttccaCCCATATGTTTCCTTTGGTTGCTTTTTTGCAGTATTCAGTATTTCTGAGTTTGAAAAGTATCATGTTTCATATTGATAGCTGTATTTTGTTGTCAATtgtgtaatgattgattgaagAATATATTAATTTGACCACAAGTTGTGGTGTTTGATGGAAATATTTGCTTTTGttgcatgtttttaatgtttcggGAGTGTTAGAGTATTTTGCAAACAAAATGTAGTCATTTTGGCCAGTGAACTTCAGTTTTAGCCTGTGTGTtaactgttttgaaaatgtggtGTCAGAGTGGACAAATGTGTTTAAGCAATCGAGAAAAACTGTAACACTTGCATCCGATGTCTGATCTGTTGTCAATTATTGACTCTGCTGATTTAATTGCTGCTGCATTGTTTTTGCTTCATTCATCACTTTCTGTaattatagaaatatatataattagctgatatacttgtaaaaggtaaacttgtaaaatgtgtttgaaTGCTCCCACATCATAATATCCTATCACTCTACATATAATCTTTAATTTAAGGGAATGTTAAGTTTATacagatattaactgtaaaaaTATCACTCTTATTGTAGACACAGTTAACACATTGTTTTACTTAAgattatatacagtatgtaaaaGTTACCAAAGCAATACAATACACCAACTGAATATCTTCTCATAACTTGTACCTTCATTTCCTTCTTTGATTCGTTTCTGGATCCTCAGAGACGTTTTCTTTGTGATTCGTTAAACCGTTATctgtttttaattacttaagCAGAAATGTGTCGTTATTGACTTGcctatgaaaaaatatatctttGTGGTGTTGCCAGAAAATTCTCATATTGGCgaatatatattgtaacgaTTCAGGCTTTTTGTTTGCCATATCGCTGTTGGACTTCACCATTAATGGCAGGAATAGCGGAGAGGACGCAGGGTTATCCGCGAACAGGACAGAACACACGCTACCCTCCCTCACGCACTCTGACACTGTCCACACTCCACTCCGCTACTTCTGCCCCGGCGGGcgggcacccctatttatgTCTTGTGGCCCCTTGACTGTCTCCCCCAATCACGGCGCCTCCCGTGTTCCCGCGCACGGCCAACCTTTAACAccgaaccccccccccccccacacacacacacacacacatggcccCCAGGATGATGTCATATATATTATCCCTGGTTGTGAAATGCGATATGTTAAAGACTATAgaattatatacagctctggaaaaaattaagagaccacttgaGTTCTGAACTtgtatcttatttttttccagagctgtatatatatattgtgaaatattttcacaattgtggaaaaaaaaacatatatggtAATTAtggcaatatattttgaaatatatttattgtcaaaacacatattttaaaatatagtgCAATCTATTTCATTTTCGTAAGGGGAGTTTATGTGCAAACGCTACTGTTTGAAATATATCCTGAAattgtcacattttaaaattgcaacATAACTGGttagtttattgtgggtttcaagtaCTGATGGGCGTTTAATGGTTAATTGCAACCCGTAACGCTTTTGCTTCCTATTGTCATTATGCTCCCTATGttttgtgggtctgttgtgcactgttcatgTATATCGTGTTGTAATTCTAACGTTATCAAACACGTCTATAGCTCCGTCAGTGACGTGaaaaaccactcggtaagatcattacAAAAGTAATGAAAACAAGTGCAAATATAAACCCACAACACTCCATAATAAAATGAAcataataaacacaccaatCACTAGGCAACACCAATCACCCCTGCCAGCACCTCTTGTAACATGAGCAGAGTGTCTCCAGCGATATCAGAACACGCGTGTCAGGGATATGTGTGCCAAATGTCATGTACatatgatggatataagtgTATATTGCTGAGGAGTTTATGAAGAGAATGTCACCGGAACTTAACAACcgttatgtatgtatatatataaaatgtcataactttgtgagcaAGAactattatataaataaataatccagctcaatcaGATGTTGATGATGTGATCACTTTGATCGATAGATGATGATAACTACTACAGTAGTTTGCCAgctgtcagctaatgatttttgatagtaattgtattttttttttaaatacattttgtgttttagtgTGTAATATAGCATTTTCAGTACTGCGTATTTATGgtgtgggtgtttgttttttttacctaaactgattattagttattgctgttatttcaatgtgcacagagcactatttaaatgtgtatgtattactaaatatatttcagtgtattttaaagtgcagtacatgttctgtgatgtgcactatttaaatgtttgtgtctctcttagttttacctaaaacaattatttccaCCATGaagatgggcaccactaaaatgttttgtggCGAGGTGGGGGCCCCAAAATCGAATCTTGTCAatggcccccaaaaggctatAGGGCCAGACCTCCTGCTTGTCTCGAACTTCACTAGGGCTGTGCACCTGGATATGCCTTCTCTAAGGAGCCCTTGGCGTTGCAATTATTGTGAAGAGGGCACAGAGCACCGGATGACATCCCAGCCTTGAGGAAAGCCTGGATCCTGCTGTGAACCTGTAGCCCAGAACCGCTGCAGCAACGAGAACATTTCAAGTGGTGGGACCACGATGTATGGAAGTGGTTGGTCTATGTCCAGGTCTTGTTTATCTCTATgtttccctctctcacacacacacacacacacacacacacacacacacacacacacacacacacacacacacacacacacacacacactaactcaatacatttgaaacatttaaCTTACTAATTCAAAGGTAAATTCGCTAATTACATTAGAAATAGCCTAAACACTAGGTGTCGCTATAAACACTAgatgtcgccctggataagggcatctgccaatacaaacattatgatgatattattaataataatccccCCTCTTTCTGCCTGTCTTGATAATTGAGaaatctaaatgcatttaattataattgtcATTTTCATATGCAACGTGAACTCAAACTAAGACCATTAGGCCtataggaattaaaaaaaaaaaaaaaaaaaaaaaaaaaattaaacataattGTATTGCTTCAAGCCTAGAGAAACGTAAATGTTAAGGACAAAAGATACCAACATTACTCCAGGTTACAGTGTTGACACATCTGCAATGCATGAGCATTATTAAGTCATGGCCATTTGTAGTAATTTCTGAACGACATTTTTCTGTATCTTTTTATCTGTCTATATTTGTATGGATATTTCCATCTAAACACTATGAAAGTAGCATTATAGAATATACAGTCTCACATAAAGTAAACCTATATACACAAGAGAGGATCACAGTCATGAGCGCAGAtagcttttatttaaaaaatatgcatAGAGAAGGTTAGTTGCCCAGTCTGGGTTTGTTGCCCGTCCGCTTCTTAGTACCAAAACCTAATGGGCGCGGTGGATTGTCCACTGTACCACTGAGGCGGAGACAGTACCTGCTAAAGGCCACACAATTGCCGGAGATTATGAACATCATTTGAAGGAACAGAGTGACACCGGTGTAAAGTCGACTTTCCTCTGACTTATTTGCCTTCAGACACACATTCCCTTGCTTTCCAGTTTCAGTTCTGTCACGACTCGCACACAAGTCGCATAAAAATAAACAGGCAATTATCCATAGCAGGTGGGCAGGTATATAGCGGTGTGTAGGATGTGAACGGAGCGAAAGTCACGGAGAAAGCTGTCCGCTGCTGGTTAGAAGAGTGTGCTGGGCAGGTCGCTGTTCCCCGGTCACTCGGCGCTGTTGCACAGTTGCCCCTCGCAGCATTTTATTGTCCCGCCCAACATTTGCTCCAAGATCACCCTGCCCTCCTCAGTACAGACATACGGACTCCCGCACCCCTTCACAGGGACTTCATGACCAGTAGACTTgtctaaaaataacaataaaaaacataataagaGGGATCCTTACAGATAATCATAGTAAAATGTCCAGAATGTTAACACAGGGACACAGTACTTAAGTTGCACCTCTCAAATGGTTGCTAGTTTGCCAAACACAATACGATTAATAATGATATGATGCAAGTAATAAACGAGAATGCAATGTTCTcttcatttatattttcttaatatACGTTTTCATCCGACTTGTGAATTACATTtaggtgaaaaataaaataataataataataataataataataataataataataataataataataataaaagtgcatAATATATCAGGCGAGATGGATAGTTTAATACGCTATAGTGACCAGTGACCAGTTCCATAATTCCAGGCCTTCTGTTTTCCTTTCCTCGAGTTTACAAGTATTAATTACACTGAGTATATCAACTCTCTGAATGCTTTAAAGTGAAAAACTGACGCGTTTAATACTTTGCTCAATCCTTTATGGTGTGTCATGCAAGGTGAGGAGGGTTAAGCCAGTCTCTCACCTGTGACACTGAAACAGCGCTTCTCCACACCCAGGCATTTCAGCGGCTTCGAGCAGTCCTCTCCCTCGCAGCTGTAACACTGCAGGCCGTTGGGGGTGGTGTCTCCATAGGCTGCAACGGAACAGAAGCAGATGCATCACCCATAAGAAAGCCTGGATATAGAGACGAATTCTCGGATAGAACAATGTCCGTGGGCTTTCCATGAGATAAATGAAATAACTGCCATCGTCAAGATAACAGGCCCACAACCATAAGTGTCATGTGGGCGATCGTTTATTTCCTATTTCCGCCGTCTTTACCGGGCACGTCTTCCGAGTTGCAGAGATCCGAGGTGCAGCATTTGGAGGCGACGGTCGTCCTGGTGTTCCCCAGGTTTACGGACACCGGTTCTCCACAGCCTCCTGATTTCACGCATGTCTTCACTGGTATATCCGTTGTAACGCCCCCTGAAATGCAtaatattgagagagagagagagagagagagagagagagagagagagagagagagataataaaTATACTGGGGAGACATCTAATAGTATTTACTCCGGGATTTAAGCATCAGATTCACAGTGTGCTTCTTTAAACTGGCCGCTCAGCCGCTGTCTGGGACTGTATTTCTCTTACCCAGAGTGGTTCTCGTTGTCGCCGAGAAACAGGTTGTTTCTGATGGGGAGCACGTCTTCGGTATCTTAGTGCAAGGTTGCATGGGCTGGGGAAAACATTCATAGCACCTGAGAGAGGAAACTGTCGAAATACATAgcgttaataataataataataataataataataataataataataataataacctacatgcatgcatacacagTTGTGAATTTCTTTTTTGTTGGTATCGtttcatttattaatgtatttaattaggaGCTAACACGCTGACATGGAACAAAGTGGACATTCTCAACAAAACGCAAACAATAACGTCGGAGTATAATACATTCTTACATTTGAACCTCGAAGCGTTCAGTTAAGTTGCTATTATACTTCAGTTTTTGAATGAACTAAAACGATATAAATAGACAGTGACGCGCCGGTGACTTGGGTAGATCGCCTGAATTGCGCTCCGTTTTAAACGTCCTCCAGCACTGGCGGAAGGGAGATGGCTGATGATAGGTCAGGCAATTTTCTCAACGGGCCAGACAGCGGTTAAATAACGGAtactatgtatgtattattaattcCAAATGCTCTGCTGTTGATATTTTCCCTGTAAAAATGACAGGCCAGAGTTAATCTGCCACAGCTAATAACGAGTTAACCAATTCAACAAAACCCAGCATTTTTTCTTGGTATTAAATAATGTCTTTATTATTTTGCGCCTCTAGGCCACTTGGTTATCGGAGCACAATCTTCctggcatgtatggctgcaggAGCCTCAGTAAGCAAGCAAACACAACCTGACACAACACAGCTATCTGACTATCCCAACTATCACAGCATCCGAGTTTGGAAAAA encodes:
- the LOC136764855 gene encoding urokinase plasminogen activator surface receptor; the protein is MQLPVTLGLFCGLVSAVSSLRCYECFPQPMQPCTKIPKTCSPSETTCFSATTRTTLGGVTTDIPVKTCVKSGGCGEPVSVNLGNTRTTVASKCCTSDLCNSEDVPAYGDTTPNGLQCYSCEGEDCSKPLKCLGVEKRCFSVTDKSTGHEVPVKGCGSPYVCTEEGRVILEQMLGGTIKCCEGQLCNSAE